The nucleotide window CATGCTGCGAATGGCGATGTTGCGATGTCTATTCAATACAATGATGAAAACTGGGTGAATGTAAATGAAAATGAACGCCTGCCTTTAGCCAGTACAGTAAAAATTATTTTAGCGATTACATATGCGCAGCAAGCAGCAGAGGGAAAAATCAATCCAAAGCAACTTGTCAGCGTAGCGGATTTAAATAAATTTTATTTACCTAAAACAGACGGTGGTGCACATGAGGCATGGCTAGCGCAGATGCCAAAAGAAGATATGGTACCACTAGAGGAAGTGGTAAAAGGTATGATTGCATACAGCTCCAATGCAAATACCGATTATTTAATGGATGTGCTAGGTATGGAAAATATTAATAATACTTTGCAGCAGTTAGAGTTATCAAAGCATGATGTAATTTATCCAATAACCAGCGTTTTATATATTCCTAGTCAATTGATGCAGGAGCAAAACCTGTCTAGTAAAGAGCTGGTAGAAGCGATGCAAGCGATGGATATGGAGGAGTACCGCAATAGAGCGATAGCGATTTATCACCAATGGCAAACAGCTCCATTGTCTAAGGAAGAAAAGGAGCAATTGCTTAAAACGTTATCGATGGATATACAAAAAGTATGGTCGGATCGTTTACCTGCCTCCACGACAAAGGACTATGTTGCCATTATGGAGAAGCTTAATAATAAATCCTATTTTAGTGAGGAGGTTTATCAATATTTAGATCCCGTTATGGAGCAATTAATGGAAAGCCCTACTAATCGTGAATTATTTAAACATGCAGGACAAAAAGGCGGATCGACAGCATTTGTTCTTACAATTGCTATGTATGCAATGGATCAACAACAAAATAGGACAGAGCTAGCCTTTTTCGCAAACAATTTATCTGTATTAGAGCAGGCAAAGCTGGAAAGAAATTTGAATAGCTTTCAATTGAAATTTTTAACAGAAGAAGTGTTTCGTGAAAAGGTGAAACGTGAATTAGGTGGAAATTAAATTTAATTAACAGGCTAGCCCCAAATCTAAAGGGCTAGCCTGTTATTTTTGGTCCCGAATTTCTCAATGAAGCCCGATTCGACCTTTTAAAAGTAATATTGCTGTTGCAGTTTTTATTACACACAATTATGCTATAAGACATAATTGTGTGTGAATTGTTTGTGTGTCTGGCACCCAAACAAAAAGGAGGAATTCAATGAATGCACAAATCAATATTTTAATTGTTGAAGATGATAATGATATTAATGCATTGCTTTGTGATGTTGTGCGGAGTAGTGGTTATCGGGCACAGCCTGCTTATTCAGGTACGGAGGCAATACTTTATTTGCAGCAGCAGCGATGGGATATGGTGTTGCTTGATTTAATGTTGCCAGGGTTAACAGGTGAGGAAGTGTTAGCAAAAATAAGAGAACAGCAGCATGTGCCAATTATTATTATTTCAGCAAAGCTAGAGCAGCAGACGAAGGTGGATGTGCTACGAGCAGGAGCAGATGATTACATTACAAAGCCTTTTGATATTGAGGAAGTGTCGGCACGCATTGATTCACATTTGCGCAGAATGCGAGTGTTAAACCAGCCGAGCATAGCGAAAGTGCTTGTACATAAAGATTTAGCGCTTGATACGGAAGCGAAGCAAGTGAAGGTTGGAGAGATGGAAATTGCTTTTACTGCACGCGAGTATGCCATTTTAGTATTATTAATGTCCTCACCGAAAAAGGTCTTTACGAAGGCAAATGTATTTGAAAGTGTTTGGCATGAGGAGTTTCATGGGGATGATAATACAATTAATGTGCATATGAGCAATATTCGTTCAAAGCTAGCACATGCTAATCCGAATGAGGAATATATCGAAACGATTTGGGGGATGGGCTACCGCTTAGCTTGATTCGAGAAACTTAATGTTTTCTTAAGAATTGACTTATGCCTTTCTTATGTTTTGCTTTTTACACTAGAAAGTATCATAAGAAGGAGGGATTTCGTATGACATATGTATTGCAAACAAATCAGTTAACGAAACAATATAAGCAGCAGCTAGCGCTTGATAAAGTAAATTTGTCAATTGAAAAAGGCTCGATTTATGGGTTTATTGGGCAAAATGGCGCTGGGAAATCAACATTAATTAAGATTGTAACAGGGCTTGCGAAGGCAAGTAGTGGGTCATTAGCGCTCTTTGGCTATAGCACGGAGCAGGAGCTGATTCAAGCACGCAAACGCATTGGGGCAATTATTGAGGCTCCTGCGTTGTATCCGCATATGACAGCGGCTGAAAACTTGGAGGCGCATCGATTACTAAAAGGAATTCCAGGGAAAGCGTGTATTGAAAAAACATTGAAGCTTGTTGGGCTTGAGAACACTGGGAAAAAGAAGGCGAAAAATTTTTCCCTCGGTATGAAGCAACGCCTCGGCTTGGGGATTGCTCTATTAGGTGATCCGGAGTTTTTAATTTTAGATGAGCCAATTAATGGGCTTGATCCAATGGGCGTAGTTGAAATACGAGAGCTGCTCAAAAAATTAAATCAAGAATACGCTATTACCATTTTAATTTCTAGCCATATTTTAAGTGAGCTACATCTCCTAGCAACCCATTATGGCATTATTCATCAAGGTAAGCTTATTGAGCAGCTGACAACAGAGGAATTAACGCAAAAATGTCAGCAATATATTCATATTAAAGTGGATAATCCAGATAAAGCGGCAACAGTTTTTGAAATGCAGTTAAATACGAAGCATTTTGAAGTGTTACCAAATGGCACAATGAAGCTTTTTGCTTATACAGATTCAGTGGGCTATGTTTCAACAACATTGGTGCAAGCAGGTTTAGTCATTGAAGAGTTTATGCCAATGGGAGAGGATTTGGAAACATATTTCAAGAATTTGATTGGAGGTGTGTCACATGAGTAATTTAATGATGGCTGAATTATTTAAGCTGAAAAAGGACCGTGTATTTTTAGTGTTAGTTGTGATCTTAGCAGCAGCAGGTATCACTTATCCATTCCTTGTGTTTTTCGATGAGGCGACATTTAATGCACAGGCAGTCGCAGTCAAGGAGCTATATACGTTTTCGGCTTTAGCTGGCAATAACTATATTATCCGTTTGATTCCTTGTATATTAGCAGGATTTTTTATTTCAAGTGAGTATTCAATTGGGACAATGAAAAGTATTTGTGCTTCAGGCAATAGTAGAGTGCATCTTTATCTTGTCAAATTGCTTGTATTTTCGCTTGGTGCAATAATTATTGCATTGGCGTTTCCATTAGCGCTCCTATTTTCAAGCAGCTTGCTGTCAGGCTTTTATGGCATGCCAACTTTCATTTATGTGGCTAAAACGCTAGGTCTAACAATTTTGTATGCTGCTGCATTCGCCTCCATGATGGCTGTAGTGGCGATTATTTTTACAGATAGCGGTAAAACAATTGGTTTTTCCATTATTTTTTTCATTTTAATTGATAGCATTTTGTATATGCTAAGCCAAGAGTTCACACTGTTTGAATGGCTATTTAATCATTCGGTATTTAAATTATTTCTAGATATATCGAAGGAAAGTTACACATCCTCAATGCTCATTGTGCCGCTTATGACATTTGCTTTATTTGCAGTTATTGGTAGCATCATATTTAAGCAAAAAGAAATTAAATAACAGAAGGTGGTGAGCGGATATTATTTTCATATGTATAGCGATTGCTCTATTTTTTGCACTGCGCTTTTATTTGTTGAAACGTGAGGTCAAAAGGGCATATCGTCAGCTAATCGCTGTAAATCGTAAAGAAACCGAGAAAAAGCTAGATTTGCAATTTTGGGATAAAGATTTGCAAAAGCTGGCAGAGACCATTAATGCACAAATTGATTTAACAAAGCAGGCAACGGCAGAAAAACGCCAGCAGGAAAATGAATTAAAGCAGGCAATTGCTAACATTTCTCATGATATTCGCACACCACTGACCTCGATATTAGGCTATATTCAATTTTTAGAGCAGGACAACCGTAGTCAATATACCGCCATTATTAAACGAGGCGCTTTGCGCTTAAAGGATTTGCTAGAGGACTTCTTTGAATTATCGTTAATTGAATCAACTGATTATTTGTTAAAGCCTGAGCACATTAAAATGAACCAGCTTTTATCAGAGGTGCTAGTAGGCTTTTATGATCAGTTTCATCAAGCGAATTTGCAGCCGACTATAGATATGCCAACACAGGAGCTGACGATGATTGCAGACTCCTCAGCTGTAAAGCGTGTCATCGAAAACTTAGTGTTGAACACGATTAAGCATGCACATAGCAATATTCTTATTCGCATAGAGCAGGAAGGGCATATAGTGAGGCTTATGATTAGTAACGAGGTCACTAATTTATCAGAGAAGGACGTGAATCATCTATTCCAACGCTTTTATAAGGGGGATAAAACAAGAGCGGAAAATGGCACAGGTTTAGGGCTAGCAATTGCCAAAAGCTTAATGCAGAAAATGAACGGACAGCTTTCTGCTGAGTTACAAAATAATAGATTAACTATTATCTGTGAATGGCGCTAGGATAATTCGTATTCATAAGTACTTGGCATAGACAACAAAAAATAATAAACACATTAGCCAATTTTTTTAGTAAGATGTACAATAAGAATTGTGTGTAAATTGTGTGTGTGCCTGGCACTATATCAAAGAAAGGAGTTAGCTCATGACAAATAATGATATATTGATTCGTTTGCGCTACGCGTTCGATATTAAAAATATAGATATGGTAGAAATTTTTAAGCTTGGTGGCATAGATGTGACGAAGGACGATGTAATGAATATGCTTATTAAAGTGAAGGAAGATGAAGAGGAGCCAGCGAACTATAAAAAATGCAATAATAAAATGCTGGAGGCTTTTCTCAACGGCTTTATTACCTTTAAGCGTGGCCCACAGCTATCCGCAGCAGGAGAGCCTGTGGCACCACCGAAGGCAACGGGTCAAGAAAGTCCAAATAATATGCTATTTAAAAAGGTAAAAATCGCTTTAGCTTTAACGACTGAAGATGTTATTGATTTCATTGATGATGGCGGTGGCATTAAAGTATCAAAGGGCGAAATGGGCGCGATTTTACGCAACCCAAGCCATAAAAACTATAAAGAATGTGGCGATAGCTTTGCTCGTTATTTTTTACGAGGCCTTACAAATAAATATCGCGTATAAAAAAACAGCTCTGATTCGTTTAATCAGGGCTGTTCTTTTTGGCTTGAGAATCCATTGTCTTTAAAAAATCCTTGGTGATACGAACGACGTATTTCACTTCATCTAAGTTGCGTTCTTTTAATAGTGAGTGATGAATGCTCAGCATTAAATTTTTCTCCTCGATATCTGTAACGCTTGAGAGGCTTTGGAAATTAAAAAGCTCTTCAGGTGCAATGTCCAATGCCTGCATTAAGCTTTCAAGCGTTTTTAACGTAATATTGGATTGACCATTTTCAATATTGGAAATGCGCCCTTTACTATAGCCTATTTTCCCCGTTTTTTCTGCAACTTCCTCCTGACTTAATCCCTTTGCAACACGAATTGTTCGAAGCTGTTCTCCTACTAGCTTTAAAAAATCTGACATAGCATTTCACCTCTAAGATAGAGGCTAGTGAAAAACTTTTTAAATGGAGATACCTTTAAAATAGTACATTTTACAAAAGTTATATTATAATGGTACAAATGATATAGTATATATGTTTTATTTCATAGCAAGAAGAAATTATCGGCTTAAAAATATAAGCTGATAAAGTAGGGGGGAATACTTTGATGAGACAATATAAATTGGGGGATATTGTAACAATTGTAAAAGGTGTTGCTAGACAGCCTACACATTATTTTGTAAGTGAAGGTATACCGTTTGTTAGTTGTGATTATTGGGATTTATTGAAAAATAATCTGCAGCTATTACCTAAAATACCATCCTCGCTACAGCATGAAAGTGATTTAACAAAAGTTCCAACAGGAGCAGTTTTAATCTACCCAAGTAAAAACGCATATTATGTTTGTCAGCAAGAGTATTACATTGGAGAAAATATTATGGCGATGATTCCATGTCAGTCCATTATTTTAAGTAAATATTTATTTTATTATTTACAAGCACAGTCATTGAAAATTGAAGAGGCTATAGAGCAAAAAATCTATCTGCCTAGAATTGCCATACAGCAGCAACTAATTGCCCATATGGCACAAGTACATGCTGTGTCAGATCAAGTGCAAAATATATTAATAGCATTACTACAATTAGAAGCGTATTTACAGACAGAAAATACGGATTTGTTAAAAATTCAAGATGAGTTAATAGAAAAAATGGAGTGGATGAATAGTCTACACAAGATATTATTACATAATATCAAGCACCTCAAATAAAAGGAGGGGGATAGTGGAATTGGATGCGCAACAAATTGATGTGAAATTTACAATGCACAATTTGCAGCGTGCTAAATATTGTGCAGCAACGATTATTATACTTGAAGTGTTATTGGCGATAGTGCATATTGCTCAAACGAAAACAATTGGGGATGGTTATTTTTTACTTTATATAATGCTCCTTGTACTTTCGATATTATTTTTAATTTTAGTGAGCGTTATAGAGAAAAGGTTTTTTAACTATCGCTATATTAAAACAGCCGTATGGGGCTATTATTGGTTTGTTTTAATGTGGGGCGTATCTATTGCATTATTAGATCAACGCTCATATGGACAAGTGACAGCCTATTTAATTAGTTTATTAGCAGTTACTATGCTATATCATGTACGTCTACGAAAATTCATTTTGCTTCAAAGCATTCCAACTATTTATTTAATGAGTGGTTTAATGCTTGTGCAGCAAGATAGCGAAATGGTTTTGACATATTTGGTTAATATAGTGCTATTTATTGTAATTAGCGCAATCGGCTCGCGTTTCCTTTATTACGGTCAGTATAAGATGCTGGCACAGGAGCAGCTAAATAGTCAATTAGTACAGATGAACGGAGATTTACAGTTGCTAGCTACTTATGATGAATTAACAGAAATGCCAAATCGCCGAGGCTTATATGACTATGTGCAGGCGAATATGAGAGATACCCCACGCCATGTAACAGCAATGATTTTAGATATTGATGCCTTTAAACAATTTAATGATTACTATGGGCATTTAGAGGGAGATAAAGTGCTGAAAGAAATTGCAGTTATTTTGAGGGCACTAGCGAGTAATTGTTGTTTTGTAGGGCGCTTTGGTGGGGAAGAATTTATTTACCTAATTTTTGATATGGAGCATAGTGAGGCATTGCATTTTGCAAATAATATATGCAAAGCTGTTGAGCAACGACGCATTCCACATCAAGCCTCTCCTTTTTTACCATACGTGACAGTTAGCATTGGGGTCGCAACAGACCCTTGCTGTACTATACAGGGTTTACAACAATTATTTCAAAATGCGGATGCAGCATTATACAGTGCTAAACGGGCTGGGCGTAATCGTGCAGAGCTAACGATATAAAATAATTGGTATCAACATCAGGCTCCATTCATACGATGTACAATAAAGGTTTGAATGGAGGAATTACGATTAGTATTTTAAATAAAATTAAAAATTACAGAGAAGAAGAAAATCGCCTAAAGTGGGAAGGTAGCTTTGCCGATTATTTAGAAATCGTAAAAGAGCGGCCAGAAGTTGCACAAACAGCTCATTCGCGCGTCTATAACATGCTGAAAAGTGCAGGTGTTGAAGAGCGAGATGGACAGAAAATGTATCACTTTTTTGGCGAGGAAATTTTCGGCTTAGAAACAGCGCTTGAACGATTAGTTGAGGAATATTTCCATCCAGCAGCAAAAAGGCTTGATGTGCGCAAGCGAATTTTATTGTTAATGGGGCCTGTCAGTGGTGGGAAGTCAACAATTGTAACGTTGCTAAAGCGCGGCTTAGAGCGCTATTCGCGCACAGATAGCGGAGCGGTTTATGCCATTAAGGGCTGCCCAATGCATGAGGACCCATTGCATTTAATTCCACATCATTTGCGCGACACCTTTTATGAGGAGTATGGCATCCGCATCGAAGGAAGCCTGTCCCCTTTAAATACGATGCGCCTTGAGCAGGAGTATGATGGGCGTATTGAGGATGTGCGAATTGAGCGTATTTTCTTCTCGGAGGACCGCCGAGTAGGTATTGGGACATTTACTCCTTCTGATCCAAAATCACAGGATATTGCGGATTTAACAGGGAGCATCGACTTTTCAACAATTGCGCAGTACGGCTCGGAATCTGACCCGCGCGCATACCGCTTCGATGGCGAGCTAAATAAGGCGAATCGTGGCATGATGGAGTTTCAAGAAATGCTGAAGCTCGATGAAAAGTTTTTATGGCATTTGCTGTCATTAACACAGGAGGGCAATTTTAAAGCAGGGCGTTTTGCCTTAATTAGTGCAGATGAATTGATTGTTGCACATACTAATGAAACAGAATATCGCACATTTATTGCCAATAAAAAGAATGAGGCATTGCATTCGCGTATTATCGTCATGCCAATTCCGTATAATTTAAAGGTGAGCCAAGAGGAGCGCATTTATGAAAAAATGATTCATGACAGCGATATGGCACATGTACATATCGCACCACATGCGCTCAAAGTGGCTGCGATTTTCTCGGTTTTAACAAGACTAGAAATCCCGAAAAAGCAAGGGGTTGACGTTGTTAAAAAAATGCGCCTGTACAATGGCGAAAGCATAGAAGGCTACAATGAGGTTGATATTGAAGAGCTGAAAAAGGAATATCCAAATGAAGGGATGCAGGGCATTGACCCACGTTACGTCATCAATCGCATTTCATCAGCCATTATTCGCAAGGAAGTGCCGTCGATTAATGCATTAGATGTGCTGCGTGCCTTAAAGGATGGCTTAGACCAGCATGCCTCGATTTCAGAGGAAGACCGCAAAAAATTTATGAACTATATTGCGGTTGCTCGCCGCGAATATGATGAAATTGCTAAGAAGGAAGTACAGAAGGCATTTGTATACTCCTACGAGGAATCAGCGAAAACATTATTGAATAACTATCTTGATAATGTTGAGGCATTTTGCAATAAAAATAAGCTACGCGACCCGCTCACTGGCGAGGAAATGAGTCCGGATGAAAAGCTAATGCGCTCAATCGAAGAGCAAATTGGTGTATCTGAAAATGCAAAAAAGGCATTTCGTGAGGAAATTTTAATTCGTTTGTCCGCCTTTGCAAGAAAGGGTAAACGCTTCGATTACCATTCGCATGACCGCCTGCGTGAAGCTATTCAGAAAAAGCTATTTGCTGATTTGAAGGATGTTGTAAAAATTACAACATCTTCGCAAACACCAGACGAGGCACAACTGAAAAAAATCAACGAGGTTGTTGCAACGTTAGTCGATGAACATGGCTATAACACAACATCAGCAAACGAGCTGTTGCGCTATGTAGGTAGTTTATTGAATCGATAATCAAAAGGAGGTTATGTAAAAAGATATTATCTTTTTACATGGCCTTTTCCTGCTTTTTATATTTTGCATGTTATGATGGAAATAGTATCCTATTGGAGGTGGACAAGTTGTCGCAGTTGAAACGCTTTGCTTTTTGGCTACCATTATTAGCTTGTCTTAACTATGTTTTTGAATTAACTGTCAATCCAATCAAAGATATTTTATTGACAGACCCTTTGCTGCAACGCAGTTTGCGAATGATGGGTGATATTGGATATGATAGTGATCAATACCAACTTTTATTTCCAGGCTTTCTTGTCCACTTTTTCCTATGGTTTGTATATGGACGAATGATTGATTGGTTTGTGAAGCAGCTGATTTAACGGAGAACGGAGAATAAACTTTGTGAAGAGCGGTGTGTGGAAGCGAATTTCTGCACACCGCTTTTTTAATTAAATGTATCAGCTATAAATTGATAAAAAGCCTCTTCTTCCTCAATGTTAGGGAAATGATTGCTCTCATCAAAAGTTTTCAATGTGGCGTTTGACATAAGCTCAGCTGCTTCAGCAGAAAATTTATGTGGGCATTGTGCATCATGAAGGCCGCAGTATATATAAGCAGTTGTTGTGACATGAGGCAATTCGGGGCGCAAATCATATGTAGGTAGCTCTTCATAGGAAAAATAATCAAGCCGTTTTGATACTGTTTTTCCACTATTAGGGCGACTAATCATCTTGTCATAAGATGTTTCATGATATAAGGACATCAGCGACCATTCTTTACTACCAGCACGTCTTTCTTCAAGAGATGATTGAGGATTACCTAGCATTGTTAAAATTTCTTTAATGCGCCGATTATTCGGGTTATCTATGCAATAAATGCTATCTGGGTGGTGCATATACTCTGAGGAAGCGCACAACCCTCCAGCAACGATATGTATAAGGCTATGTGGATGCATAATAGCGTATTTTAGTGCCAGCATACCGCCTGTTGAATGCCCTGCAAATATCCATTTTTCAAAACCAAGCGCTTGGCGAATTGCCTCTAAATCAGCGACCGTATGCGCCATACTGTAATTGAATGTAGAAAGGTCATCTGTTGAATTGCCACAGCCTCGCAAATTTACTAAATATACAGTTGCATGTGCTGTAAATGTATTTGCAAATAAATTGCCATTCTCATTAAATTCGCTATATAAATGTGTAATACAGACAGGCTGACCATTTCCTTTTTTAAATACTTCAAAAATCCCGCGTGCTGTTTCAACTAAATGTTGCTCCCACATCTCTAAACCCTCTTTCTGAATATTGTTTATTTTCATTATACCGAAATTATTTAGCGAGTGAAGTTCAAGATTTTGCTAGATGTGCATAAGATAAAAAAAGCGAATTTGCAGATGGGTGTGGATAAAATGAGTGACAAACAGCAACAGTTCATTATCTCAAAGGAAAATTGGTCCCTCCATCGTAAAGGATATCAGGACCAAGAGCGCCATCGTCAAAAAATTGATGAGGCGATTAAAAATAATTTACCAGAGTTAATTAGTGAGGAAAGCATTATTTTATCAAATGGTCGAGAGGTTATTAAAATCCCGATTCGTTCTTTAGATGAATATAAAATTCGTTACAACACAGATAAGTCAAAGCATGTCGGGCAAGGGCAGGGCGATAGTCAAGTAGGTGATGTTGTTGCACGAGATGGCAAGCCGCAGCAAGGGCAAGGAAGAGAAGCTGGTAAGGAAGCAGGGAAGGATTATTATGAGGCAGAAGTACGGCTGGAGGATGTGGAAGAAATCTTGTTCCAACAGCTTGCATTGCCAAACTTACAGCAAAAAGAAGTGGCCAATATTGCAACAAATAAAATTGAATTTAACGATATTCGCAAAAAAGGTTTAATGGGTAATATCGATAAAAAGCGTACAATTTTAACAGCAATTAAGCGCAATGCCATCAAGGGTGAGGCAACTATTAATCCAATTCATCAGGACGATTTGCGCTTTAAAACATGGGATGAGGTTGTAAAGCCTGAATCGCGTGCAGTTGTACTTGCAATGATGGATACGAGTGGCTCAATGGGCATTTTCGAAAAGACCTGTGCACGTAACTTTTTCTTTTGGATGGCACGTTTTTTACGCACGAAATATAGCGCTGTTGATATTGAATTTATCGCACATCATACAGAAGCAAAGGTTGTAACAGAGGAGGCGTTTTTTACAAAGGGTGAGAGCGGTGGGACGATTTGCTCCTCTGCTTACGCAAAGGCGTTGCAACTAATAAACGAAAAATATTCCCCAGCCCGCTACAATATTTATCCTGTCCATTTCTCAGATGGAGAAAATTTGTCATCAGATAATGAGCGTTGCCTCCAATTAATTGAACAATTGATGGAAGTATCTAGCATGTTCGGCTATGGCGAAGTCAATGCTTATAGTAGAACGTCTGCGCTTATGTCGGCATATAGCAAAATTGACAATCCGAAGTTTCGTCATTACATTATTAAGCGCAAAGTAGATGTCTATGATGCGCTAAAAAGCATTTTTAAAAAAGAAGGAGTGCAGTAATGGAAAAAGCGCTGCAAAAAGCAATTGATGAAATTACGGAAATTGCTACAGGCTTTGGCTTAGATTTTTTCCCGATGCGCTATGAAATTTGTCCTGCTGAAATTATTTATACATTTGGCGCATATGGGATGCCTACACGCTTTGCGCATTGGAGCTTCGGCAAGCAATTTCATCGCATGAAGCTCCAGTACGATTTAGGCTTAAGTCAAATTTATGAGCTTGTTATCAATTCAAACCCATGCTATGCATTTTTACTTGATACGAATACGTTAACGCAAAATAAATTAATCATTGCGCATGTCTTAGCGCATTGCGATTTCTTTAAAAACAATATCCGCTTCTCCAATACGAGGCGTGATATGGTGGAAAGTATGACAGCAACCGCTGAACGGATCGCAAAATATGAGATATTATATGGCAAGGATGCAGTCGAGCAATTTTTAGATGCGGTGCTAGCAATTCAAGAGCATATTGACCCTGCTATCATTCGTCCACAAATAGTGGAAGAAGAGGAGCCGTTGGAAGCTCGTACAACGCCATATGATGATTTATGGCATATCGATGAGCCACGTAAAAAGCTAATAGAGAAAAAGAAAACCTTCCCAGCAGAGCCAGAAAAGGATTTGCTCATTTTTATTGAGCAGCATAGCCGTGAGCTAGAGGATTGGCAGCGTGATATTTTAACGATGATGCGTGAGGAAATGCTGTATTTTTGGCCGCAGCTTGAAACAAAAATTATGAATGAAGGCTGGGCATCCTATTGGCATCAACGTATTATGCGTGAGCTTAATTTAACGACAGCTGAAACGATTGATTATGCCAAATTAAATGCAGGCGTTGTTCAGCCTTCTAAAACATCAATCAATCCATATTATCTTGGCTTGAAAATTTTCGAGGATATTGAGCGATGCTATAATGAGCCGACAGAGGACATGCAAAAGCGTGGCATCAAACCAAACTCAGGAAGAGAAAAAATATTTGAAGTGCGTGAAATTGAATCAGATACATCCTTTATTCGCAATTACTTAACAAAGGAGCTCGCCCAGCGAGAGGATTTATATGTATTTGCAAAAACAGGTGATGAATACCGCATTACAGATAAGGAACATGAAGCAATTCGTGATCAATTAGTTTCAATGCGTGTCAATGGAGGCTTCCCATATATTGTTGTCGTTGATGGTGATTTTAAACGCAATGGCGAGCTCTATTTAAAGCATTGCTATGAAGGAATGGAGCTAGATCAGCAATATTTGGAGGCAGTGCTCGGCTATATTTACAAGCTATGGGGACGTCCTGTCCATTTAGAGACACATGTTGATAATGAGGTTGTTGTATTTTCGTGTAGAAAATAGTGCCAGGCACACACACAATTCTCACACAATTTCGAAGGCACATCTTTTCTCTTGTTGCCATATGTATACAACAAGAGAGGAGAGATGCATATCGTTGCAATAGAAGCTTTGCATATTAAAGGACATTCGTTTACAGCAGTCACGGTGTATTTGCCAAACACAACTTTGTTAACGATATCAAATGATCGCGGTTATATTATGTGTGGTGCTTTGGACATTGCTTTATTAAATGATCGTTTAGCTGAGCGCAAAATTATTGCTGGGCGTGCAGTCGGTGTCAAAACGATTGATCAATTGTTAAAGGCTCCGCTTGAATCCGTCACATATGAGGCAGGCAGACAAGGGATTTTACCTGGTATGACGGGGGAAGAGGCTTTATTGAAGATGATTTAAATCGTGATGTAACTATAAGCAAGCGCCAATAAAATTACTAAAATCGCCAATAAAACACGAAAAAGCGCTAATAGAATCACCAAAAGCGCCAATAAAACTACAGGGCGAGCCGTCCAAGTCAAGACAAGGTTCGCCCAGCTAATTAAAGTATCACACTGCAATAATAATTGGCAAAATCATCGGCTTTTTA belongs to Lysinibacillus louembei and includes:
- a CDS encoding restriction endonuclease subunit S domain-containing protein — protein: MRQYKLGDIVTIVKGVARQPTHYFVSEGIPFVSCDYWDLLKNNLQLLPKIPSSLQHESDLTKVPTGAVLIYPSKNAYYVCQQEYYIGENIMAMIPCQSIILSKYLFYYLQAQSLKIEEAIEQKIYLPRIAIQQQLIAHMAQVHAVSDQVQNILIALLQLEAYLQTENTDLLKIQDELIEKMEWMNSLHKILLHNIKHLK
- a CDS encoding GGDEF domain-containing protein, with protein sequence MELDAQQIDVKFTMHNLQRAKYCAATIIILEVLLAIVHIAQTKTIGDGYFLLYIMLLVLSILFLILVSVIEKRFFNYRYIKTAVWGYYWFVLMWGVSIALLDQRSYGQVTAYLISLLAVTMLYHVRLRKFILLQSIPTIYLMSGLMLVQQDSEMVLTYLVNIVLFIVISAIGSRFLYYGQYKMLAQEQLNSQLVQMNGDLQLLATYDELTEMPNRRGLYDYVQANMRDTPRHVTAMILDIDAFKQFNDYYGHLEGDKVLKEIAVILRALASNCCFVGRFGGEEFIYLIFDMEHSEALHFANNICKAVEQRRIPHQASPFLPYVTVSIGVATDPCCTIQGLQQLFQNADAALYSAKRAGRNRAELTI
- a CDS encoding PrkA family serine protein kinase; translation: MSILNKIKNYREEENRLKWEGSFADYLEIVKERPEVAQTAHSRVYNMLKSAGVEERDGQKMYHFFGEEIFGLETALERLVEEYFHPAAKRLDVRKRILLLMGPVSGGKSTIVTLLKRGLERYSRTDSGAVYAIKGCPMHEDPLHLIPHHLRDTFYEEYGIRIEGSLSPLNTMRLEQEYDGRIEDVRIERIFFSEDRRVGIGTFTPSDPKSQDIADLTGSIDFSTIAQYGSESDPRAYRFDGELNKANRGMMEFQEMLKLDEKFLWHLLSLTQEGNFKAGRFALISADELIVAHTNETEYRTFIANKKNEALHSRIIVMPIPYNLKVSQEERIYEKMIHDSDMAHVHIAPHALKVAAIFSVLTRLEIPKKQGVDVVKKMRLYNGESIEGYNEVDIEELKKEYPNEGMQGIDPRYVINRISSAIIRKEVPSINALDVLRALKDGLDQHASISEEDRKKFMNYIAVARREYDEIAKKEVQKAFVYSYEESAKTLLNNYLDNVEAFCNKNKLRDPLTGEEMSPDEKLMRSIEEQIGVSENAKKAFREEILIRLSAFARKGKRFDYHSHDRLREAIQKKLFADLKDVVKITTSSQTPDEAQLKKINEVVATLVDEHGYNTTSANELLRYVGSLLNR
- a CDS encoding alpha/beta fold hydrolase; amino-acid sequence: MWEQHLVETARGIFEVFKKGNGQPVCITHLYSEFNENGNLFANTFTAHATVYLVNLRGCGNSTDDLSTFNYSMAHTVADLEAIRQALGFEKWIFAGHSTGGMLALKYAIMHPHSLIHIVAGGLCASSEYMHHPDSIYCIDNPNNRRIKEILTMLGNPQSSLEERRAGSKEWSLMSLYHETSYDKMISRPNSGKTVSKRLDYFSYEELPTYDLRPELPHVTTTAYIYCGLHDAQCPHKFSAEAAELMSNATLKTFDESNHFPNIEEEEAFYQFIADTFN
- the yhbH gene encoding sporulation protein YhbH; this encodes MSDKQQQFIISKENWSLHRKGYQDQERHRQKIDEAIKNNLPELISEESIILSNGREVIKIPIRSLDEYKIRYNTDKSKHVGQGQGDSQVGDVVARDGKPQQGQGREAGKEAGKDYYEAEVRLEDVEEILFQQLALPNLQQKEVANIATNKIEFNDIRKKGLMGNIDKKRTILTAIKRNAIKGEATINPIHQDDLRFKTWDEVVKPESRAVVLAMMDTSGSMGIFEKTCARNFFFWMARFLRTKYSAVDIEFIAHHTEAKVVTEEAFFTKGESGGTICSSAYAKALQLINEKYSPARYNIYPVHFSDGENLSSDNERCLQLIEQLMEVSSMFGYGEVNAYSRTSALMSAYSKIDNPKFRHYIIKRKVDVYDALKSIFKKEGVQ